Proteins co-encoded in one Paracrocinitomix mangrovi genomic window:
- a CDS encoding response regulator, whose product MAKKTILCLDDERTILTSLKGQLKRNFGSEYGYEFAESPDEALDLIEELVDEDIEILLIVSDWLMPEMKGDEFLIKVHEKFPKIVKVMLTGQADNEAVARAEKEANLYKCLQKPWTEEELITTIRDGISLL is encoded by the coding sequence ATGGCTAAGAAAACAATACTTTGTTTAGATGATGAACGTACAATTTTAACAAGCTTAAAAGGGCAGTTAAAAAGAAATTTTGGATCTGAATATGGATACGAATTTGCTGAAAGTCCTGATGAGGCACTTGATTTAATTGAAGAATTGGTTGACGAGGACATTGAAATATTGTTAATTGTATCAGATTGGTTGATGCCAGAAATGAAAGGAGATGAGTTCTTGATCAAAGTACATGAAAAATTTCCTAAAATTGTAAAGGTAATGTTGACAGGGCAAGCTGATAACGAAGCTGTTGCCAGAGCAGAAAAAGAAGCAAACCTTTACAAGTGTTTACAAAAACCTTGGACTGAAGAAGAGTTAATTACAACGATAAGAGACGGTATTTCGTTATTGTAA
- a CDS encoding Gfo/Idh/MocA family protein, protein MLKIGIFGVGHLGRIHAKLIDSLNDKFEFVGFYDPEDVNAQKVIDDFNIKRFTDIDELLDAVDCVDIVTPTIYHFKIAEAAIKKGKHVFIEKPITETVEEGQALKALADKHNVKVQVGHVERFNPAYKEAAPFLNAPLFIESHRLAFYNPRGTDVPVVLDLMIHDLDVILSCVKAEVKKVSASGVAVVSETPDITNARIEFENGCVANLTASRISLKNMRKTRFFQKDAYISVDFLEKTSEIVKMTTLDEEPDPFDIVFDLGEGKEKKKIEIFKPEVEASNAIQEELASFAEAIENDSVPPVTLNDGLKALEVAHWIMDEVKLSRSLIQENI, encoded by the coding sequence ATGTTAAAAATCGGAATTTTTGGAGTAGGGCATTTAGGAAGAATTCACGCTAAACTTATTGATTCTCTGAATGATAAATTTGAGTTTGTAGGATTTTATGATCCTGAAGATGTAAATGCACAAAAGGTAATTGACGATTTCAACATAAAGCGTTTCACTGATATTGACGAATTATTAGATGCAGTGGACTGTGTAGACATTGTTACTCCTACTATTTATCACTTTAAAATTGCTGAAGCAGCCATAAAAAAAGGAAAACATGTTTTTATTGAAAAGCCTATCACTGAAACGGTTGAAGAAGGTCAGGCATTAAAAGCATTGGCGGATAAACACAATGTAAAAGTACAAGTTGGACATGTTGAACGATTCAATCCAGCCTATAAAGAAGCGGCCCCTTTTTTAAACGCGCCTTTATTTATTGAATCACACAGGTTGGCATTCTACAACCCAAGAGGAACAGATGTTCCGGTTGTTTTAGATTTAATGATTCATGATTTGGATGTTATTTTAAGTTGTGTTAAAGCAGAGGTGAAAAAAGTTTCAGCATCCGGAGTAGCAGTTGTATCAGAAACACCAGATATTACTAATGCCAGAATTGAGTTTGAAAATGGTTGTGTAGCTAATCTAACTGCATCTCGTATTTCTCTTAAAAACATGAGAAAAACCCGATTCTTTCAAAAAGATGCCTATATCTCAGTTGACTTTCTTGAAAAAACTTCAGAAATAGTTAAAATGACTACGCTTGATGAAGAACCGGATCCTTTTGACATTGTGTTTGATTTAGGTGAAGGAAAAGAAAAAAAGAAAATTGAAATTTTTAAGCCAGAAGTTGAAGCTTCAAACGCCATACAAGAAGAGTTAGCATCTTTTGCTGAAGCCATTGAAAATGATTCAGTTCCACCGGTAACTTTAAATGATGGTTTAAAAGCTCTTGAAGTGGCACATTGGATTATGGATGAAGTTAAATTGAGTAGAAGTTTGATACAAGAAAATATTTAA
- a CDS encoding M28 family peptidase, producing MLKLIFSSLILSSFVLYGQVKSDTLLIAQHLRTITKTEQARNALNVEALNKVAEYIHSNFKQQCDTVFYQEYEVEGEVYKNVIGRMGPEDAPKIVVGAHYDVCGDQEGADDNATGVVGLLELSRMLNKDSLDVQIEFVAYTLEEPPFFRSQYMGSYVHAKSIYDYEEPTIGMVCLEMIGYFSDEKKSQRYPIGLLKMFYGGKGDYITVVQKFGNGKFGRKFNKDMKKQKLLPTKSFKGPAGLQGIDFSDHLNYWKFDYSAVMITNTAFYRNSNYHKNTDTMETLDLNRMALVIDEVYLTLKNWKLK from the coding sequence GTGTTAAAACTTATTTTTTCATCCCTTATTTTAAGTTCTTTTGTTCTATATGGACAAGTAAAATCGGATACGCTTTTAATAGCGCAACATCTTAGAACAATTACCAAAACAGAACAAGCCAGAAATGCCTTAAATGTTGAAGCATTAAACAAGGTTGCAGAATATATTCATTCAAATTTTAAGCAGCAATGCGATACTGTATTTTACCAGGAATATGAGGTAGAAGGGGAGGTTTACAAAAATGTTATTGGAAGAATGGGGCCTGAAGATGCTCCCAAAATTGTAGTGGGTGCACATTATGATGTTTGCGGTGATCAGGAAGGAGCAGATGATAATGCTACCGGAGTTGTTGGATTATTAGAGCTAAGCAGGATGTTAAACAAGGATTCTCTAGATGTTCAAATTGAGTTTGTTGCTTATACATTAGAAGAACCGCCATTTTTTAGGTCTCAGTATATGGGAAGTTATGTTCATGCAAAATCTATTTATGACTATGAAGAACCAACAATTGGAATGGTATGTCTGGAAATGATTGGTTATTTCAGTGATGAAAAGAAATCACAGCGATATCCAATTGGCTTATTAAAGATGTTTTATGGTGGAAAAGGAGATTATATCACAGTTGTTCAGAAGTTTGGAAACGGAAAGTTTGGTAGAAAATTCAATAAAGACATGAAAAAACAAAAACTGCTGCCAACCAAATCATTCAAAGGGCCGGCAGGTTTACAGGGGATTGATTTTTCAGATCACCTCAATTACTGGAAATTTGACTACAGTGCTGTAATGATAACCAATACAGCATTCTACAGAAATAGCAATTATCATAAGAATACTGATACCATGGAAACGCTTGATTTGAATCGCATGGCCTTGGTGATTGATGAAGTTTATCTCACCTTAAAAAATTGGAAATTAAAGTAA
- a CDS encoding fatty acid desaturase → MEEKFHKSTAVEKEAMLKMMVKSNLKPLLYFLFMYGAFLAASILLVWSYHQVWWWQVIAFVFFAIVQCSMFAGEHETVHNTAFKSKSLNYFSSLMLGLAHMYAPSTFRDLHFTHHRYTHVPGKDPEISLGHKEIPSVILSLPTYLAWLSGLPLLLFKVFMLIFGALGMPNPIRKFIYPFVRKESRLNIALESLLYLFIYTGLIIIANFFNPGVWYLFIGLVVGHCLLSTYLVMEHNGLPYEGNILEKTRSMRTNKAVKFLMWNMPYHAEHHAYPAVPFYNLPQLHKALESELKHKDESHADFHLAVFKGKYKKKD, encoded by the coding sequence ATGGAAGAAAAATTTCATAAAAGCACTGCGGTAGAGAAAGAAGCTATGCTTAAAATGATGGTTAAAAGTAATTTGAAACCACTTTTATACTTTTTATTCATGTATGGAGCCTTCCTTGCTGCTTCAATTTTACTAGTTTGGAGTTATCATCAAGTCTGGTGGTGGCAGGTGATAGCTTTTGTGTTTTTTGCTATTGTACAGTGCAGTATGTTTGCTGGAGAACATGAAACGGTTCACAATACGGCTTTCAAATCAAAGTCACTCAATTACTTTTCTTCATTGATGTTAGGTTTAGCACACATGTACGCTCCTTCAACTTTCAGGGATTTACATTTTACTCATCACAGATATACTCATGTACCCGGAAAAGATCCTGAAATTAGTTTAGGGCATAAAGAAATTCCTTCGGTGATTTTATCCTTACCTACATATTTGGCTTGGTTAAGTGGTTTACCGTTACTGTTGTTCAAGGTGTTTATGTTGATTTTTGGAGCATTAGGAATGCCAAATCCAATAAGGAAATTTATTTATCCATTCGTTCGAAAAGAATCTAGATTAAACATTGCCCTTGAGAGCTTACTTTATCTGTTTATTTATACCGGATTAATAATAATTGCTAACTTTTTTAATCCCGGAGTTTGGTACTTGTTTATTGGTCTTGTAGTAGGACACTGTTTATTATCAACTTATTTGGTGATGGAGCACAATGGATTACCTTACGAAGGAAACATACTTGAAAAGACTAGAAGCATGAGAACTAATAAGGCGGTTAAGTTTTTAATGTGGAACATGCCATACCATGCCGAACATCATGCTTATCCGGCAGTGCCATTTTACAATTTACCACAGCTTCACAAAGCTTTGGAAAGTGAATTAAAGCATAAAGATGAATCTCATGCCGATTTTCATTTAGCTGTTTTTAAAGGGAAGTATAAAAAGAAGGACTAA
- a CDS encoding sugar transferase, whose translation MTSRQKAILFLIVDFITAAIVWFLFYIYRIKTVEHTEVVFKGNFYTGLIALPFFWILLYTIQGTYHNIKENYRLKTIKHTLYGTLMGCILIFFAFVLNDYVSVYTQFYTLLLVFIGLHFTITLIPRFIFTTIYVKRIHKGIIGFDTIIIGGSNRALEVLEDINSLKQKSGYNFIGYVNINGTDTLLSDKLPYLGHIDNIHDILKNNKVERAIIALESSDHERLKGIITELAPYDIKISTIPDAYDILAGQLKMNSIFGALLLDVTPSIMPDWQFSTKRLIDIGVSLIALIVLIPFYITVGIIVKTTSKGPVFFTQERIGKHGKKFNIIKFRTMVQNAEKNGPQLSSSEDKRITGIGKFLRKTRFDEFPQFWNVLIGDMSLVGPRPERQYYIDKIAAKDPQYLYLHKVRPGITSWGQVKFGYAENVEQMVQRMKYDLLYIRNMSLALDFKIMFYTIAIIFKGAGK comes from the coding sequence ATGACCAGTAGACAAAAGGCAATATTATTCCTCATTGTTGACTTTATAACTGCAGCAATTGTCTGGTTTTTGTTCTACATCTACCGAATAAAAACTGTTGAACATACAGAGGTGGTGTTTAAAGGAAATTTTTATACAGGATTAATTGCCCTTCCCTTCTTTTGGATATTGCTTTATACCATTCAGGGAACCTATCACAACATCAAGGAGAATTATAGATTAAAAACTATCAAGCATACCTTATATGGAACATTGATGGGATGTATTTTGATATTCTTTGCTTTTGTATTAAACGACTACGTGAGTGTCTATACCCAATTTTATACGCTCTTATTAGTTTTTATTGGATTACACTTTACAATAACGCTAATCCCAAGATTTATCTTTACTACAATCTACGTAAAGAGAATTCACAAAGGCATTATTGGTTTTGATACAATCATTATTGGAGGTAGTAATAGAGCTCTTGAAGTTTTGGAGGATATTAACAGCCTAAAACAAAAATCAGGTTATAATTTTATTGGATACGTTAACATCAATGGAACAGACACATTATTGAGTGATAAACTCCCTTATCTTGGTCACATAGATAACATTCATGATATTCTTAAAAACAACAAAGTTGAACGTGCCATAATTGCCTTAGAAAGTTCTGATCATGAAAGACTTAAAGGGATTATTACAGAGTTGGCTCCATATGATATAAAAATCTCTACCATTCCTGATGCTTATGACATCCTTGCCGGACAGTTAAAAATGAACAGCATTTTTGGAGCATTATTATTAGATGTGACACCAAGCATAATGCCTGATTGGCAATTTTCAACTAAAAGATTGATTGATATTGGTGTTTCCCTTATTGCCTTAATCGTTTTGATTCCATTTTATATAACAGTCGGAATCATTGTAAAAACAACCAGCAAAGGTCCTGTATTTTTCACGCAGGAGAGAATTGGTAAACACGGCAAAAAATTCAATATCATTAAGTTCAGGACAATGGTTCAAAATGCAGAAAAAAACGGACCTCAATTATCCAGTTCAGAAGACAAACGCATCACAGGGATAGGAAAATTTTTACGTAAAACCAGATTTGATGAGTTCCCTCAATTTTGGAATGTTTTAATTGGAGACATGTCCTTGGTTGGACCTAGACCGGAAAGACAATATTACATTGATAAAATTGCTGCTAAAGATCCACAATACTTATATCTGCATAAAGTAAGACCTGGAATTACATCTTGGGGACAAGTAAAGTTTGGATATGCAGAAAATGTAGAACAAATGGTACAAAGAATGAAGTATGATTTACTTTACATTCGTAACATGTCTTTAGCACTTGACTTTAAAATCATGTTCTATACTATTGCCATTATCTTTAAAGGCGCAGGAAAATAA
- a CDS encoding sensor histidine kinase, producing MLKKILAIGDKPTDSESIKQKHSFMVYMGLVMGFGGLVWGILATALGYPIPGIFPFSYTFITIINFWFFSKNKNFKVASAIQVFISLLLPFVFQWSLGGFLSSGAMMLWASLAVIGSLSFYDTKASRVWIALFVVFTIVSGVIDPYLVDYRPDVTPSVQVLFFVVNIIIISTAVYYLVVFFINIRDNANAQLEQQHKELQQSQSQLIQSEKLAALGQLIAGVAHEVNTPLGAIQASIGTIRSAIKSSIKGFPEVLGILSLEEKAIFFMMLEDAFSSTSNISSAEQRKIRRGLMSKLEDEGFENADEIAEMMVDIGLYELKDDYLPLLKGTNSGTALDLIYNQTEQCKNSDNIKMAVDRASKIVFALKNYSRFDHSGEKTEADIENGIETILTLYHNMIKKGIDIERDFDSLEPIACYPDELNQVWTNLIHNAIQAMNNEGQLTISIKKDGDMARVDIADSGKGIPEDIKNRIFEPFFTTKPAGEGSGLGLDIVKKIVEKHSGTITVESEPGKTVFTVKLPYAN from the coding sequence ATGCTCAAGAAAATTCTTGCAATAGGAGATAAACCTACCGATTCAGAGTCAATTAAACAAAAACACTCCTTCATGGTTTACATGGGACTTGTGATGGGATTTGGTGGATTAGTTTGGGGGATATTGGCTACAGCACTTGGTTATCCAATTCCTGGAATATTTCCATTTTCTTATACTTTCATAACCATAATAAACTTCTGGTTTTTTTCAAAAAATAAAAATTTTAAAGTAGCAAGTGCCATTCAAGTTTTCATTAGTTTGTTACTTCCTTTCGTGTTTCAATGGTCATTGGGAGGTTTTTTATCTAGTGGAGCAATGATGCTATGGGCATCTTTGGCAGTTATAGGTTCCTTGTCTTTTTATGATACCAAAGCCAGTAGAGTTTGGATAGCTTTGTTTGTAGTTTTTACCATAGTAAGTGGAGTTATTGATCCTTACCTGGTAGATTACAGACCTGATGTTACTCCATCAGTGCAAGTGTTATTCTTTGTTGTAAACATCATCATTATCTCAACTGCTGTTTACTATTTGGTTGTATTCTTTATTAATATTCGAGACAATGCTAATGCACAGTTAGAACAGCAACACAAGGAATTACAACAATCACAATCACAATTAATTCAATCTGAAAAATTAGCTGCCTTAGGGCAATTAATAGCCGGAGTTGCTCATGAGGTTAATACGCCGCTTGGAGCTATTCAAGCATCAATAGGAACAATTCGCTCTGCAATTAAATCTTCTATCAAAGGTTTTCCTGAAGTATTAGGGATTTTGTCATTGGAAGAAAAAGCAATATTCTTCATGATGTTAGAAGATGCATTTAGCTCAACGAGCAATATATCTTCTGCCGAACAAAGAAAGATCAGAAGAGGTTTAATGTCAAAGTTGGAAGATGAAGGATTTGAAAATGCAGATGAAATTGCAGAAATGATGGTAGATATTGGGCTTTATGAACTAAAAGACGATTATCTCCCATTATTGAAAGGAACTAATTCAGGAACCGCATTAGATCTAATATACAACCAAACAGAGCAATGTAAAAACAGTGACAATATTAAAATGGCTGTTGACAGGGCTTCTAAAATTGTATTTGCACTTAAAAATTATTCGAGATTTGATCACAGTGGTGAAAAAACTGAAGCTGATATTGAAAATGGAATTGAAACCATCTTGACTTTATATCACAACATGATCAAAAAAGGAATTGACATTGAAAGAGATTTTGATTCGCTTGAACCAATTGCATGTTATCCGGATGAATTAAACCAGGTTTGGACTAATTTGATTCACAATGCCATTCAGGCAATGAACAATGAGGGTCAACTTACTATTTCCATTAAAAAAGATGGAGATATGGCGCGTGTAGATATTGCTGATTCAGGAAAAGGAATTCCTGAGGATATCAAGAATAGAATATTTGAACCATTTTTCACAACTAAGCCTGCTGGTGAAGGAAGTGGATTAGGACTAGATATCGTTAAGAAAATAGTTGAAAAACATTCCGGAACTATCACTGTTGAAAGTGAACCCGGAAAAACTGTATTTACTGTAAAATTACCTTACGCAAATTAA
- a CDS encoding endonuclease/exonuclease/phosphatase family protein: MKKLLLSFALLLGASSFAQNTDTVKVMAYNLLNFPQINSARISHLETIFQEALPDILMVCELTSSTGANGILNNSLNVNGITHYQKANYVAGPDTQNMLYYNSNKLGLHEQNEIATALRDINEYVLYYKSDDIATTTDTTFFYVYVAHLKASTGFETERNLEVQEAKDFMATRSGLENVLFGGDFNIYGSSEPAWNTILNGAGVTLVDPINVPGEWHSDWGYADIHTQSTRTATFDGGSTGGMDDRFDFIFMSPDLKSWGNQAKLIDGTYWAYGQDGNHFNGEINGSPTNTSLPTAVIDALYLMSDHLPVYAEIEVQKTFNSVPESTIEINAFYYQDAIHFQTAESLTDIGSMYVFDMSGKKIKEFKPSSQEEKFDVSFLEKGVYILRSEKGNFNLKFVR; this comes from the coding sequence ATGAAAAAACTCTTACTATCATTTGCCCTTTTATTGGGTGCATCTTCTTTTGCTCAAAATACAGATACAGTTAAGGTAATGGCCTACAATCTGTTAAACTTTCCACAAATTAATTCTGCAAGAATTTCTCACCTTGAAACTATCTTTCAAGAAGCATTGCCGGATATTTTAATGGTTTGTGAGTTAACATCTTCAACCGGAGCCAATGGTATTTTGAATAATTCACTTAATGTAAACGGTATTACTCATTATCAAAAAGCGAATTATGTGGCAGGACCTGATACCCAAAATATGCTTTACTATAATTCAAATAAGTTAGGTTTACACGAGCAAAATGAAATAGCAACAGCATTAAGAGATATTAATGAGTACGTGCTGTATTATAAAAGTGATGATATTGCAACAACTACAGATACTACATTTTTCTATGTTTATGTAGCTCATTTAAAGGCGAGCACAGGATTTGAAACAGAAAGAAACCTGGAGGTGCAAGAAGCAAAAGATTTTATGGCCACCAGAAGCGGCTTAGAAAATGTGCTTTTTGGAGGAGACTTTAATATTTATGGAAGCTCAGAACCAGCTTGGAATACCATTTTAAATGGAGCAGGGGTAACACTTGTTGATCCAATTAATGTTCCGGGTGAATGGCATTCAGACTGGGGATATGCAGATATTCATACACAATCAACCAGAACAGCAACTTTTGATGGAGGATCTACCGGTGGAATGGACGATAGATTTGACTTTATTTTTATGTCACCGGATTTAAAAAGCTGGGGAAACCAAGCTAAACTAATTGACGGAACTTATTGGGCTTACGGTCAGGATGGAAATCACTTCAATGGTGAGATCAATGGTTCTCCAACCAATACTTCTCTACCAACTGCCGTAATTGATGCTTTATATCTTATGTCAGATCATCTTCCGGTATATGCTGAAATTGAAGTGCAAAAAACATTTAATAGTGTTCCTGAATCAACAATAGAAATTAATGCCTTTTACTATCAGGATGCCATTCACTTTCAAACGGCAGAATCTTTAACAGATATTGGTTCCATGTATGTTTTTGACATGAGCGGTAAAAAGATAAAAGAGTTTAAACCATCATCTCAAGAAGAAAAATTTGATGTTTCCTTTTTAGAGAAGGGTGTATATATTTTAAGATCAGAAAAAGGGAATTTCAATTTGAAATTCGTGAGATAA
- a CDS encoding SpoIIE family protein phosphatase gives MKKPTIICVDDERMILNSLRSQLRRHLGTNFTVETVESGNEALELYQELKEDGYPIPVIISDQIMPGMKGDELLTKLNKLDASIKKILLTGQASVEAVGNAINNASLYRYMAKPWEIEDLNLTVTEAINSYFKENELKKSEKAREELINELKSVNESLEEKVQERTQTLEQKNRDITSSINYAKLIQDSILPSEQKIKTALPNSFVLYQPKDIVSGDFYWINHNKEMDKVYFSVADSTGHGVPGAFMSIIGSSLFNEAVKTDEFIKPNEIFNYVKEGIIKVLNQRQTAQKDGIDAALVSYDKTKQTIYFSGAFNPLYIIRDTNQPLVTLEGEIIDPDMELEGKKLYSIKGDKQPLAHHADSTDEFTVHKLQANEGDELFLFSDGFVDQFGGSMNKKYMRKRFKQLLLSVFGKPNEQQESTLLEAFNEWKGSFEQVDDICVMGVRL, from the coding sequence GTGAAAAAACCTACCATCATATGTGTTGATGATGAGAGAATGATTCTCAACAGTCTTCGTTCGCAGTTGCGCAGGCATCTGGGCACCAATTTCACTGTAGAAACAGTAGAAAGTGGGAATGAAGCTTTGGAGTTATATCAGGAGTTGAAAGAAGATGGATATCCTATTCCGGTGATCATTTCAGATCAAATAATGCCCGGAATGAAAGGAGATGAGTTGCTTACGAAACTCAATAAATTAGACGCTTCAATTAAAAAGATCTTACTTACAGGACAAGCTAGCGTTGAAGCTGTTGGTAATGCAATTAACAATGCCAGCCTTTATCGTTACATGGCAAAACCCTGGGAAATTGAAGATTTAAATTTAACTGTTACCGAAGCGATTAATAGCTACTTTAAGGAGAATGAGCTTAAAAAATCTGAGAAAGCCAGAGAAGAGCTTATCAACGAATTAAAATCTGTCAATGAATCTTTAGAAGAAAAGGTTCAGGAACGTACTCAAACGCTAGAGCAAAAGAATAGAGATATTACTTCAAGTATTAATTATGCCAAATTGATACAAGATTCTATTTTGCCTTCAGAGCAAAAGATAAAAACTGCTTTACCAAATTCATTTGTTTTATATCAACCAAAGGATATTGTAAGTGGTGATTTTTACTGGATCAATCACAATAAAGAAATGGACAAAGTTTATTTCTCTGTTGCAGATTCAACGGGTCATGGAGTTCCGGGCGCTTTTATGAGCATTATTGGTTCTTCACTTTTCAATGAAGCGGTTAAAACAGATGAATTTATAAAACCCAATGAGATCTTCAATTATGTTAAAGAGGGAATTATTAAGGTTTTAAATCAAAGACAAACTGCTCAAAAAGATGGGATTGATGCGGCGCTAGTCAGTTATGACAAAACCAAACAGACTATTTATTTTTCAGGAGCTTTTAATCCACTATACATAATAAGAGACACCAATCAACCTTTAGTTACCCTTGAAGGAGAGATTATTGATCCGGATATGGAATTAGAAGGTAAAAAATTGTACTCTATTAAAGGTGATAAACAGCCTCTAGCCCATCATGCCGATTCAACGGACGAATTCACCGTTCACAAACTTCAGGCAAATGAAGGAGATGAACTATTCTTATTTAGTGATGGATTCGTAGACCAGTTTGGAGGATCAATGAACAAAAAATACATGCGTAAAAGGTTCAAGCAGCTTCTACTTTCTGTTTTTGGTAAACCAAATGAGCAACAAGAATCTACTTTGTTAGAAGCATTTAACGAGTGGAAAGGATCATTTGAACAAGTAGACGACATTTGCGTAATGGGCGTACGTCTATAA